The Prionailurus bengalensis isolate Pbe53 chromosome A3, Fcat_Pben_1.1_paternal_pri, whole genome shotgun sequence genome includes a window with the following:
- the B4GALT5 gene encoding beta-1,4-galactosyltransferase 5 isoform X1, whose translation MRVRRGLLRLPRRSLLAALFFFSLSSSLLYFVYVAPGIVNTYLFMMQAQGILIRDNMRTIGAQVYEQVVRSAYAKRNSSVNDSDYPLDLNHSETFLQTTTFLPEDFTYFANHTCPERLPSMKGPIDINMSEIAMDDIHEIFSKDPAIKLGGHWKPSDCMPRWKVAILIPFRNRHEHLPVLLRHLIPMLQRQRLWFAFYVVEQVGTQPFNRAMLFNVGFQEAMKDLDWDCLIFHDVDHIPESDRNYYGCGQMPRHFATKLDKYMYLLPYTEFFGGVSGLTVEQFRKINGFPNAFWGWGGEDDDLWNRVQNAGYSVSRPEGDTGKYKSIPHHHRGEVQFLGRYALLRKSKERQGLDGLNNLNYFANITYDALYKNITVNLTPELAQVSEY comes from the exons TGAACACCTACCTCTTCATGATGCAGGCTCAAGGCATTCTGATCCGGGACAACATGAGAACCATTGGAGCTCAGGTTTATGAGCAGGTGGTTCGGAGTGCTTATGCCAAGAGGAACAGTAGCGTGAATGACTCAG ATTATCCTCTTGACTTGAACCACAGCGAAACCTTCCTACAAACCACAACGTTTCTTCCCGAAGACTTCACCTACTTTGCAAACCATACCTGCCCTGAGAGGCTCCCTTCCATGA AGGGCCCAATAGACATAAACATGAGTGAAATCGCAATGGACGACATCCATGAAATCTTCTCCAAAGACCCAGCCATCAAGCTCGGAGGTCACTGGAAGCCTTCGGATTGCATGCCTCGATGGAAG GTGGCGATCCTCATCCCTTTCCGGAACCGCCACGAGCACCTCCCAGTCCTGCTCAGACACCTGATTCCCATGCTCCAGCGCCAGCGCCTGTGGTTTGCGTTTTATGTGGTTGAACAG GTCGGCACCCAGCCTTTTAATCGAGCCATGCTTTTCAACGTCGGCTTTCAAGAAGCAATGAAGGATCTGGACTGGGACTGTCTTATTTTTCATGATGTGGATCACATTCCAGAAAGTGATCGGAACTACTATGGATGCGGGCAGATGCCGAGACACTTCGCAACCAAGCTGGACAAGTATATGTACCT GCTTCCTTACACCGAGTTCTTTGGTGGAGTGAGCGGCTTAACGGTGGAGCAGTTCCGGAAGATCAATGGCTTCCCAAACGCTTTCTGGGGTTGGGGCGGAGAAGATGATGACTTGTGGAACAG AGTACAGAACGCAGGCTACTCCGTGAGCCGGCCAGAAGGCGACaccgggaaatacaaatctattCCTCATCACCATCGAGGAGAAGTCCAGTTTCTTGGAAG GTATGCTCTGCTGAGGAAGTCCAAAGAACGGCAAGGGCTGGACGGCCTCAACAACTTGAACTACTTTGCAAACATCACATACGACGCCTTGTATAAAAACATTACTGTCAACCTGACACCCGAGCTGGCTCAGGTGAGCGAGTACTGA
- the B4GALT5 gene encoding beta-1,4-galactosyltransferase 5 isoform X2, translating to MKGPIDINMSEIAMDDIHEIFSKDPAIKLGGHWKPSDCMPRWKVAILIPFRNRHEHLPVLLRHLIPMLQRQRLWFAFYVVEQVGTQPFNRAMLFNVGFQEAMKDLDWDCLIFHDVDHIPESDRNYYGCGQMPRHFATKLDKYMYLLPYTEFFGGVSGLTVEQFRKINGFPNAFWGWGGEDDDLWNRVQNAGYSVSRPEGDTGKYKSIPHHHRGEVQFLGRYALLRKSKERQGLDGLNNLNYFANITYDALYKNITVNLTPELAQVSEY from the exons ATGA AGGGCCCAATAGACATAAACATGAGTGAAATCGCAATGGACGACATCCATGAAATCTTCTCCAAAGACCCAGCCATCAAGCTCGGAGGTCACTGGAAGCCTTCGGATTGCATGCCTCGATGGAAG GTGGCGATCCTCATCCCTTTCCGGAACCGCCACGAGCACCTCCCAGTCCTGCTCAGACACCTGATTCCCATGCTCCAGCGCCAGCGCCTGTGGTTTGCGTTTTATGTGGTTGAACAG GTCGGCACCCAGCCTTTTAATCGAGCCATGCTTTTCAACGTCGGCTTTCAAGAAGCAATGAAGGATCTGGACTGGGACTGTCTTATTTTTCATGATGTGGATCACATTCCAGAAAGTGATCGGAACTACTATGGATGCGGGCAGATGCCGAGACACTTCGCAACCAAGCTGGACAAGTATATGTACCT GCTTCCTTACACCGAGTTCTTTGGTGGAGTGAGCGGCTTAACGGTGGAGCAGTTCCGGAAGATCAATGGCTTCCCAAACGCTTTCTGGGGTTGGGGCGGAGAAGATGATGACTTGTGGAACAG AGTACAGAACGCAGGCTACTCCGTGAGCCGGCCAGAAGGCGACaccgggaaatacaaatctattCCTCATCACCATCGAGGAGAAGTCCAGTTTCTTGGAAG GTATGCTCTGCTGAGGAAGTCCAAAGAACGGCAAGGGCTGGACGGCCTCAACAACTTGAACTACTTTGCAAACATCACATACGACGCCTTGTATAAAAACATTACTGTCAACCTGACACCCGAGCTGGCTCAGGTGAGCGAGTACTGA